The Danio rerio strain Tuebingen ecotype United States chromosome 1, GRCz12tu, whole genome shotgun sequence genome includes a region encoding these proteins:
- the si:dkey-9i23.6 gene encoding uncharacterized protein si:dkey-9i23.6 isoform X2, translating into MEEQTAKSDAKDGQLNHIPFFQSVLKKRPKGTFNNPKTDKLPDTEGYSEGCSINKRSKDSDSTGRTCGDEEQSRSGTFNVSESMPSEASQGQRSDIPLLESMLNKLMIQKERANHHSTDRPRVLTDKTSKSMFHHSVESLTNEDRSDFDSKVRTDGDEKKTARSSDREDGKEESKGAPEEFPKWERRIFSSVPLALLTKVAELKESKLVEVKNNKDPSMVEDKSEAALLLDEPSQQSSAPNPDLSFSSDRADFAQTKTEVLDEACSGSSNTVSMDTSNAQTAKKVVGRTTRSASEPVSTKPKEERPLSAPSALNSQEFDNCADIMTPKHLSKAAEIVTLENSGMTEQDNSLAKTQKKGVKHKMKNFTQKLKERFKEKQDCEQNTSTSAEDNVEEEEQPMEAEDPDIPPPLPMKKGKYVILDRKFTLRDFKLNIEPINLMEEIFTGDEWLNYLPSKSSLDEKDTSDQSISCDLSKLETDNQVGVPEPIPEPDPPEDIKTTQDSVDDVQQEEAAEVNSHARVARVERVESDASVFAIPKSLLTNNAVKQKTDCESKKSDDIYDCVEIYILPKNDIPIAKRKASEVNLIDFSAIKSFALLDNSALKSRIRLSKKRPHRPPKKHKKVKAEKSNAIFYKIPPVILTESPLTAFLPRHSTPFSTPPDLPTKCTPSQ; encoded by the exons ATGGAGGAACAAACAGCAAAG AGTGATGCAAAGGATGGTCAGCTGAACCATATCCCGTTTTTTCAATCTGTGCTGAAGAAACGTCCAAAAGGGACTTTCAACAATCCCAAAACAGATAAACTCCCAGATACAGAAGGATACTCTGAaggatgttcaataaataaacgGAGTAAAGATTCGGATAGCACGGGCAGAACTTGTGGTGATGAGGAACAGTCACGTTCTGGCACATTTAATGTGTCTGAGTCAATGCCGAGTGAGGCAAGTCAAGGTCAGCGAAGTGATATTCCACTCCTGGAGTCTATGCTGAACAAGCTCATGATCCAAAAGGAGAGAGCCAACCATCACTCAACAGACAGACCACGTGTGCTGACAGATAAGACCTCTAAAAGTATGTTTCACCACTCTGTGGAGTCTTTAACAAATGAAGACAGGAGTGATTTTGATTCCAAAGTCAGAACTGATGGCGATGAGAAAAAAACAGCCAGGAGTTCTGACAGAGAAGATGGAAAAGAAGAATCCAAAGGGGCTCCAGAGGAGTTTCCTAAATGGGAGAGAAGGATTTTCAGCTCTGTTCCTTTGGCATTGCTAACTAAGGTGGCAGAGTTGAAAGAAAGTAAACTGGTGGAGGTCAAAAACAACAAAGACCCTAGCATGGTCGAGGACAAGTCTGAAGCTGCATTATTGTTGGACGAACCATCTCAACAATCATCAGCACCAAATCCTGACCTTTCATTTTCCTCAGACAGAGCTGACTTTGCACAGACTAAAACTGAAGTACTTGATGAGGCTTGCTCTGGTTCTTCTAATACAGTTAGCATGGACACAAGCAACGCTCAGACTGCTAAAAAGGTAGTAGGAAGGACAACAAGATCTGCTTCAGAGCCAGTGAGCACCAAGCCTAAAGAAGAGAGACCACTATCAGCCCCGAGTGCTTTAAACTCACAGGAATTTGACAACTGTGCAGATATAATGACACCGAAACACTTGAGCAAAGCAGCTGAGATTGTAACATTGGAGAATTCAGGTATGACAGAACAAGATAACTCGCTCGCCAAAACACAGAAGAAAGGAGTGAAACACAAGATGAAGAATTTTACTCAAAAACTGAAAGAAAGGTTTAAAGAAAAGCAGGATTGTGAGCAGAACACAAGTACGAGTGCAGAAGACAACGTGGAGGAAGAGGAACAGCCT ATGGAAGCTGAGGATCCAGACATTCCACCACCTCTCCCAATGAAAAAGGGAAAATATGTTATCTTAGACAG AAAATTTACCTTAAGAGACTTCAAACTCAATATTGAACCTATCAACCTAATGGAGGAAATATTCACAGGAGACGAATGGCTCAACTACTTGCCTAGTAAAAGCAGTTTGGATGAGAAAGATACTAGTGATCAGTCAATCTCGTGTGATCTTTCCAAACTAGAAACAGATAATCAGGTCGGCGTACCTGAGCCAATACCAGAACCGGACCCACCAGAGGACATAAAGACCACTCAGGACAGTGTTGATGATGTTCAACAAGAGGAAGCTGCAGAAGTCAACAGTCATGCACGAGTAGCACGTGTAGAACGAGTTGAATCAGATGCAAGTGTTTTTGCCATCCCAAAATCACTTCTAACTAATAATGCTGTTAAACAGAAGACAGACTGTGAGTCAAAGAAATCAGATGACATCTATGACTGTGTGGAAATCTATATTCTTCCCAAAAATGACATTCCAATAGCGAAAAGGAAGGCATCAGAAGTTAATCTGATAGACTTTTCAGCAATTAAG TCGTTCGCATTGTTGGACAACTCCGCCCTCAAGAGTCGAATCCGTCTTAGCAAAAAGAGACCCCACCGACcaccaaaaaaacacaaaaaag TAAAAGCAGAAAAGTCAAATGCCATATTCTACAAGATTCCCCCAGTCATCCTGACTGAATCTCCTTTGACCGCATTTCTACCACGTCACAGCACCCCCTTTTCCACACCTCCTGATTTACCTACAAAATGCACTCCTAGCCAGTAA
- the si:dkey-9i23.8 gene encoding visual pigment-like receptor peropsin, with protein MNTSNNTAESEESFLSAFEKSLLAPVLTTEMVFGVLGNALVLVVKVVCKEHFECRYWLPLFSLTLSDFLCSVLIICGSLLAVLSAGQVSPWCEVVSLLKFTFITSSIGSLALLCVQRFIDIPSKGTRLSVVMAIACAASWATGTIFGAVPVVYDWIKYDSAEMLCAVFWESSYSDMLVYILCAFSISIFIPLLLIFSCSILTCAGYRKDSRSREDLSSITPLLVIVYLFCYAPFAASELVLLGRLDLSPSPAWLRSLSSVMAYLDCCLNPFIYLTNKDFRRAVLILMWHRRRATFPEPVLTGITRIEL; from the exons A TGAACACTTCAAATAACACAGCGGAATCAGAGGAGAGTTTTTTGTCTGCCTTTGAGAAGTCTTTACTCGCTCCTGTTCTCACCACTGAGATGGTATTTGGTGTTTTGGGAAATGCGCTGGTTTTGGTAGTCAAAGTTGTG TGTAAAGAGCATTTTGAGTGCCGATACTGGCTGCCGCTCTTCAGTCTCACGCTCTCGGATTTCTTGTGTTCTGTCCTCATCATCTGCGGCTCTCTGTTAGCAGTGCTGAGCGCCGGTCAGGTTTCACCGTGGTGTGAGGTGGTGAGTCTGCTGAAGTTCACCTTCATCACCTCCTCCATTGGAAGCTTAG CTCTGCTCTGTGTTCAGAGGTTTATAGACATCCCATCTAAAGGCACCAGACTGTCTGTGGTCATGGCGATAGCATGTGCAGCATCATGGGCCACTGGAACCATATTTGGAGCAGTGCCAGTAGTTTATGACTGGATAAA GTATGATTCGGCTGAAATGCTGTGCGCAGTCTTCTGGGAGAGCAGCTATTCAGACATGCTGGTTTACATCCTCTGTGCTTTCTCCATCTCCATCTTCATCCCGCTCCTCCTAATCTTCTCCTGCTCCATCCTCACGTGTGCAGGCTACAGGAAAGACTCCCGCAG TCGGGAAGACCTGTCCTCAATCACACCACTGCTGGTGATCGTCTATCTCTTCTGTTACGCTCCATTTGCTGCTTCTGAG TTGGTTCTTCTTGGCAGGCTTGATCTGTCCCCGTCTCCAGCCTGGCTGCGGTCACTGTCGTCAGTAATGGCGTATCTGGACTGTTGTCTAAACCCCTTCATCTACCTCACAAATAAAGACTTCCGGCGAGCAGTGCTCATTTTGATGTGGCACAGAAGGAGAGCTACTTTTCCAGAGCCGGTGCTCACTGGCATTACAAGGATTGAACTTTGA
- the tmem187 gene encoding transmembrane protein 187 produces MTLSAAVHVLIPFLLCIALANTHIFDKVLVDVSYDHYAEKKVDNLPAFLAMPFNCLINVGYILLAIYWLLQRMPDGKSNRAAAYSKEVFALMALAYGPVQWIRLATLRRAPSVLDQWFTLPIFAWVLVWCQVIDKGWSSRYALMVESCSLLSYGLSLLHPRGFEAALGLHIASAAFAGVRAQLKHGDSASMRYFCLALLSCAGFVILKLLDHHLAEYWMFQTLTGHFWSKVCDILQFHYSFCFLTRLSENAHKRSS; encoded by the coding sequence ATGACCCTGTCAGCTGCCGTCCACGTTCTCATACCTTTCCTGCTTTGCATTGCGCTCGCAAACACTCATATTTTCGACAAAGTTTTGGTGGACGTCAGTTATGATCACTACGCGGAGAAGAAAGTCGACAACCTCCCTGCCTTCCTGGCCATGCCGTTTAACTGCCTGATAAACGTAGGCTACATATTATTGGCGATCTATTGGCTCTTGCAGCGGATGCCGGATGGTAAGAGCAACCGAGCGGCTGCCTACAGTAAAGAGGTGTTTGCGCTGATGGCGCTGGCCTACGGGCCGGTGCAGTGGATCCGCCTGGCCACCCTGCGGCGCGCGCCCTCCGTCCTGGACCAGTGGTTCACTTTACCTATTTTTGCATGGGTGCTGGTGTGGTGTCAAGTGATTGATAAGGGTTGGTCATCTCGCTATGCTTTAATGGTGGAGTCGTGCTCTCTGCTCAGCTACGGGCTGTCTCTCCTGCACCCCCGGGGCTTTGAGGCGGCTCTGGGTCTCCACATCGCCTCCGCCGCGTTTGCAGGCGTCCGCGCGCAGCTCAAACACGGAGACTCTGCGTCCATGCGCTACTTCTGCTTGGCTTTGCTCTCCTGCGCCGGTTTCGTGATTTTGAAGCTTCTGGATCATCATCTCGCCGAGTATTGGATGTTTCAGACTCTCACCGGTCATTTCTGGTCCAAAGTTTGCGACATTCTGCAGTTTCATTACAGTTTTTGCTTTCTCACGCGCCTCAGTGAAAATGCACACAAACGCTCTTCATAA
- the si:dkey-9i23.6 gene encoding uncharacterized protein si:dkey-9i23.6 isoform X1, which translates to MEEQTAKSDAKDGQLNHIPFFQSVLKKRPKGTFNNPKTDKLPDTEGYSEGCSINKRSKDSDSTGRTCGDEEQSRSGTFNVSESMPSEASQGQRSDIPLLESMLNKLMIQKERANHHSTDRPRVLTDKTSKSMFHHSVESLTNEDRSDFDSKVRTDGDEKKTARSSDREDGKEESKGAPEEFPKWERRIFSSVPLALLTKVAELKESKLVEVKNNKDPSMVEDKSEAALLLDEPSQQSSAPNPDLSFSSDRADFAQTKTEVLDEACSGSSNTVSMDTSNAQTAKKVVGRTTRSASEPVSTKPKEERPLSAPSALNSQEFDNCADIMTPKHLSKAAEIVTLENSGMTEQDNSLAKTQKKGVKHKMKNFTQKLKERFKEKQDCEQNTSTSAEDNVEEEEQPMEAEDPDIPPPLPMKKGKYVILDRKKLEIIGNPATAIIKPLGTTMVGTKVHRKFTLRDFKLNIEPINLMEEIFTGDEWLNYLPSKSSLDEKDTSDQSISCDLSKLETDNQVGVPEPIPEPDPPEDIKTTQDSVDDVQQEEAAEVNSHARVARVERVESDASVFAIPKSLLTNNAVKQKTDCESKKSDDIYDCVEIYILPKNDIPIAKRKASEVNLIDFSAIKSFALLDNSALKSRIRLSKKRPHRPPKKHKKVKAEKSNAIFYKIPPVILTESPLTAFLPRHSTPFSTPPDLPTKCTPSQ; encoded by the exons ATGGAGGAACAAACAGCAAAG AGTGATGCAAAGGATGGTCAGCTGAACCATATCCCGTTTTTTCAATCTGTGCTGAAGAAACGTCCAAAAGGGACTTTCAACAATCCCAAAACAGATAAACTCCCAGATACAGAAGGATACTCTGAaggatgttcaataaataaacgGAGTAAAGATTCGGATAGCACGGGCAGAACTTGTGGTGATGAGGAACAGTCACGTTCTGGCACATTTAATGTGTCTGAGTCAATGCCGAGTGAGGCAAGTCAAGGTCAGCGAAGTGATATTCCACTCCTGGAGTCTATGCTGAACAAGCTCATGATCCAAAAGGAGAGAGCCAACCATCACTCAACAGACAGACCACGTGTGCTGACAGATAAGACCTCTAAAAGTATGTTTCACCACTCTGTGGAGTCTTTAACAAATGAAGACAGGAGTGATTTTGATTCCAAAGTCAGAACTGATGGCGATGAGAAAAAAACAGCCAGGAGTTCTGACAGAGAAGATGGAAAAGAAGAATCCAAAGGGGCTCCAGAGGAGTTTCCTAAATGGGAGAGAAGGATTTTCAGCTCTGTTCCTTTGGCATTGCTAACTAAGGTGGCAGAGTTGAAAGAAAGTAAACTGGTGGAGGTCAAAAACAACAAAGACCCTAGCATGGTCGAGGACAAGTCTGAAGCTGCATTATTGTTGGACGAACCATCTCAACAATCATCAGCACCAAATCCTGACCTTTCATTTTCCTCAGACAGAGCTGACTTTGCACAGACTAAAACTGAAGTACTTGATGAGGCTTGCTCTGGTTCTTCTAATACAGTTAGCATGGACACAAGCAACGCTCAGACTGCTAAAAAGGTAGTAGGAAGGACAACAAGATCTGCTTCAGAGCCAGTGAGCACCAAGCCTAAAGAAGAGAGACCACTATCAGCCCCGAGTGCTTTAAACTCACAGGAATTTGACAACTGTGCAGATATAATGACACCGAAACACTTGAGCAAAGCAGCTGAGATTGTAACATTGGAGAATTCAGGTATGACAGAACAAGATAACTCGCTCGCCAAAACACAGAAGAAAGGAGTGAAACACAAGATGAAGAATTTTACTCAAAAACTGAAAGAAAGGTTTAAAGAAAAGCAGGATTGTGAGCAGAACACAAGTACGAGTGCAGAAGACAACGTGGAGGAAGAGGAACAGCCT ATGGAAGCTGAGGATCCAGACATTCCACCACCTCTCCCAATGAAAAAGGGAAAATATGTTATCTTAGACAG gaaaaaattggaaataattggaaatccggcgaccgcaataatcaaacccttgggaacaactatggtcggaaccaaagttcacag AAAATTTACCTTAAGAGACTTCAAACTCAATATTGAACCTATCAACCTAATGGAGGAAATATTCACAGGAGACGAATGGCTCAACTACTTGCCTAGTAAAAGCAGTTTGGATGAGAAAGATACTAGTGATCAGTCAATCTCGTGTGATCTTTCCAAACTAGAAACAGATAATCAGGTCGGCGTACCTGAGCCAATACCAGAACCGGACCCACCAGAGGACATAAAGACCACTCAGGACAGTGTTGATGATGTTCAACAAGAGGAAGCTGCAGAAGTCAACAGTCATGCACGAGTAGCACGTGTAGAACGAGTTGAATCAGATGCAAGTGTTTTTGCCATCCCAAAATCACTTCTAACTAATAATGCTGTTAAACAGAAGACAGACTGTGAGTCAAAGAAATCAGATGACATCTATGACTGTGTGGAAATCTATATTCTTCCCAAAAATGACATTCCAATAGCGAAAAGGAAGGCATCAGAAGTTAATCTGATAGACTTTTCAGCAATTAAG TCGTTCGCATTGTTGGACAACTCCGCCCTCAAGAGTCGAATCCGTCTTAGCAAAAAGAGACCCCACCGACcaccaaaaaaacacaaaaaag TAAAAGCAGAAAAGTCAAATGCCATATTCTACAAGATTCCCCCAGTCATCCTGACTGAATCTCCTTTGACCGCATTTCTACCACGTCACAGCACCCCCTTTTCCACACCTCCTGATTTACCTACAAAATGCACTCCTAGCCAGTAA